CGGCGGGCGCGCCCGCAGCGAGCGCGGCGCTCTTGGTGCCGTCCGCCTGCGAGGGGGAGGTCGCGAAGACCTCGTTGATGCGCCGCGCGCAGGCGGAGGCCTTGGAGAGCAGGATGATGAGGTTGGCGAGCTTAACGAGCTCCACGAGCGCCTGGGTCACGTAGCTCACCAGGGCCACGAGCTGGCCTTGGGTGAGGCCGCCCACGTTGACCTGGACGCCGCCCAGCCACAGAAGGGCGATGAGCCCGCAGTTGATGGCGGTGTAGGTGAGCGGGCTCACCAAGGCCGAGAGATCGCCGGTCGAGACCTGCGTGCGGCGGACGGCGTCGGCCGCGCCCGAGAAGGACTCCGACTCCGCCGCCTCGCGGCGAAAGGCCCGCAGCACGCGCGTGCCCTCGAGGTTCTCGGTGGTCCTGAGCAAGACGTCGTCGAGGCCGCCCTGGATCTGGCGATAGCGCGCGGTGGCCACGCGCATGAAGCCAAGGACGAGCGCGAACGAGACCAGCACGGCCACGAGCAGCGCGGTCCCCTCGATGCCGTTCACAAAGAAGGCCGCGATGACGCTGCCCACGGTCACGAAGGGGGAGCGCAGGACCAGGCGGAAGAACATGTTGAGGCCGTCCTGGACCTGCTGGGAGTCGTTGGTGACCCGCGTGGTGAGGCTCGCCCGGCCCAGCCGGTCGACGTCCTCGCGCGAGAGGGACATGACGTGGCGGAAGAGGTCGTCGCGCAGGGCCGTGCCAAAGGAGGCCGCGAGCTTGGAGCAGAAGTACTGCGCGAGCGCGGCGACCACCCAGGCGATGACGCCCATGGCCACGAGCAGCCCGCCGTGCCACAAGATGAAGGGGCGGTCCGCCCGCGCGATGCCCACGT
This is a stretch of genomic DNA from Thermophilibacter immobilis. It encodes these proteins:
- a CDS encoding ABC transporter ATP-binding protein; translated protein: MFKLRRYLAGHYVECVLAPLFKMLEALLQLLVPLVMAQVIDVGIARADRPFILWHGGLLVAMGVIAWVVAALAQYFCSKLAASFGTALRDDLFRHVMSLSREDVDRLGRASLTTRVTNDSQQVQDGLNMFFRLVLRSPFVTVGSVIAAFFVNGIEGTALLVAVLVSFALVLGFMRVATARYRQIQGGLDDVLLRTTENLEGTRVLRAFRREAAESESFSGAADAVRRTQVSTGDLSALVSPLTYTAINCGLIALLWLGGVQVNVGGLTQGQLVALVSYVTQALVELVKLANLIILLSKASACARRINEVFATSPSQADGTKSAALAAGAPAVAFDDVSFSYPGAGGHALTHVSFEVARGGTLGVIGGTGSGKSTLASLLMRFYDATEGVVRVGGTDVRHLTRQSLRQVVSLVEQGATLFSGTIASNLRWGRADASEQDLADSVATAQAQDVVDAKEDGLEGSVEQFGRNFSGGQRQRLAVARTLVRAPEVLILDDASSALDFATDARLRRAIHRDLGGATVITISQRVASVRHADQILVLDGGRACGLGTHEELLAGCAVYREICDSQLTGEEARR